From Parus major isolate Abel chromosome 1A, Parus_major1.1, whole genome shotgun sequence, the proteins below share one genomic window:
- the SSBP1 gene encoding single-stranded DNA-binding protein, mitochondrial, producing the protein MWRRPAWQVLRQFVRHESDTVTSLVLERSMNRVQLLGRVGQDPIMRQVEGKNPVTIFSLATNEMWRTGDSEVGQGGDISQKTTWHRISVFRPGLRDVTYQYVRKGSRIFVEGKIDYGEYTDKNNVRRQATTIIADNVIFLSDGSMKDKA; encoded by the exons ATGTGGCGGCGACCGGCGTGGCAG gtGCTACGCCAGTTTGTAAGACATGAGTCTGATACGGTTACCTCATTGGTACTTGAAAGAT CCATGAATCGTGTTCAGCTGCTCGGTCGGGTTGGACAGGACCCTATCATGAGgcaagtggaaggaaaaaatcctgttacCATATTTTCCCTTGCAACCAATGAGATGTGGCGGACAGGAGATAGTGAAGTGGGCCAGGGAG GTGATATCAGTCAGAAGACGACATGGCACAGGATCTCTGTCTTCAGACCTGGCCTCAGGGATGTCACCTATCAGTATGTGAGGAAGGG ctctcGAATCTTTGTAGAAGGGAAGATAGATTATGGTGAATATACAGACAAGAACAATGTGAGGCGACAGGCCACAACAATTATAGCAG ataatgtgatttttctgagtGATGGCTCGATGAAAGACAAGGCGTGA